Genomic DNA from Pelosinus sp. UFO1:
TGTAAGTAGGTGAAGGCCACGTGTGATAATCGATTTTTTTTTCATTTTAAACCCCTTTCAATATTTTTCTGATTTCATTACTCTGTTCATGTTTATAAATTTTACAAAATATATGTTGCTGGAATTCCTTATTCCCCCTCTCTAGACAAGTTAAAGAATGGATAACATGTCTAATACCATATTTTTGCTAACGGTTTTTCTATTAACAGTTAAAACGTATCATCTGGTGTTAACACCAAGTCAATAGATTTAACAAAAATTTTTTGTTACTAAGTTATAAAGAGAGTGGCAATTGCTTTCACTCAAAAAAATAAAAAAACTTGACCTGGAGTTAAGACAAGGTGATAGCCTTAGAGTATAACGAAAAATATTGAGGAAAGACTTGAAAGAATGAGAGGCAGTCCATTTGATTCATAATGATTGAAAGAGGGGGTATTTTGTGATTAAAAAAACTAATTTACTTATTTTTATATTAACCATAGGCGTTTTTGGCATTTTAAATACGGAAATGGGGATGATCGGCGTATTGCCTTTTATGGCGGAGCGGTTCCATGTAAGTATATCCCAGGCGGGACTGCTCGTTAGTCTCTTTGCGCTGGTGGTCGCCATATCCGGCCCGACGATGCCGCTCTTGTTTTCTGGGATTGATCGTAAGAAGGTCATGCTGCTGGTATTGGGGGTTTTTATTGCCGGCAACATTGTTTCGATCTTTGCGACAAACTTTACGATTGCTCTGATTGCCCGTGTGATTCCGGCCTTTTTCCATCCGATTTATTGTTCTCTGGCGTTTACCGTAGCGGCTGCGTCGACCAGTCAGGAGGAAGCTCCTAAGGCTGTTGCAAAGGTGTTTGTCGGAGTATCGGCAGGGATGGTTATTGGCGTACCAGTCAGCAACTTTATTGCCGGGGCAGCTTCACTGGAAATGGCAATGGTGTTTTTCGCTGTCGTAAACGTGATAGCATTTGTTGCTACAATTTTCTTTGTACCATCCATGCCGGTAAAGGCAAGGATTTCTTATGGAGCACAGGTAAGCGTCTTAAAGAAAACAACGACCTGGATTTCCATTATTGCTGTTGTCTTAATGAATGGTGCAGTATTTGGAGTGTTCAGCTATCTGGCAGAATATCTAGAAAGGATTACAAAGTTTTCCTTGCATACAATAAGCCTCGTATTGCTGGTGTATGGTTTGGCAAATATTCTAGGCAGCATTATCGCTGGAAGACTGCTTACGAAAAATGCGCTGAAAACGGTAGTTGCTTTTCCGTTTGTAATAGGAGCAGTTTATGTTATATTATTCGTGACTGGGCAGTTTACGGTGCCTATGGCTTTGCTTACTTTGGCATTGGGAACTTTAGGCGGCATAGGGGGCAATATTAACCAATATTGGATTTCCACTGCAGCTCCGGAAGCACCTGATTTTGCGAATGGATTATTTTTAACAGCAGCTAACCTAGGAACGACCATGGGAACAACGGTATGTGGCTACTTTATATCCGGCCTCGGTATAAAGTACGTTGTGCTTGGGGGACTGTTATTTTCGCTGTTAAGTATCGTATTCATTTTTATAAGAATTTACATGCAGCCCGGGAAAACCAAGTTCTGTTATGAGTGATATGGTTGAAACGGGAACGAATTAAGGTAAAACAATGGAGAACTAAGGAGTGAATCAAATGATAATTTCAGAGGTCAGTGAAAAATATGGTATGACACAAGACGCATTGCGCTACTACGAACGAGTTGGTTTGATCCCACCGGTTCCGCGTAAACCAAATGGGATTCGCGACTATGACGATTACAGCTGTGGATGGATTGAATTTATTCACTGCATGCGGAAAACGGGTGTTCCAGTAGAAGTCCTTGTTGAATATGTCCAACTTTATCAGCAGGGAAGTAAAACAAAGGAGATAAGGAAGGAACTTTTACTGGCAGAATTAAACCGTTTAGATGAACGTATTGCAAATTTGCAGGCAACAAGGAAACGATTGGCCTCAAAAATTGAAAACTATGATGATCTTGAGAAATCTTGATATGCGGCAACAACCTAGTCAATCTTCATCGCCAAAGAAACCTGGGGTGACTGAGACAAGTTCTATAGAAATCGTTCAGATAAATCGGGAGGGAGATTTAGATGAAAATAAAGGGCTCAAAAAAAATCTTTCTTTTGCTGCTGTCTGTGCTTTTAATGTTCTCCCTGACTGCTTGCAGCGCTGCTAAGATCTCTGGAGAAACAGCAGCAGGCAGTTCAATTTTCGCCAATTCGGGTTCAACAATGCTAAATTCTGAGTCATCTAAGGAAAGCAAAGGGAGCAAGAAGACTAGCGGTGTTGAAGGTGAGAAAATGAGAAACGCGAAGATTACAGTAGGTAATAAAGTATTCACTGCGAAGTTTTATGATAACGAAACAGCACAGGCTTTAGTTTCAAAGTTACCGATGACTGTCAATATGAGTGAACTGAATGGCAAGGAGAAATATTACCATCTGGTGGAGAATTTGCCTGCCCAATCGACAGAGACGCCTGCAACAATCCATGCAGGCGAGATTATGTGTTGGTCTTCTAATTCCTTGGTGCTATTCTATAATACGTATGCCAATTCGTATGGAGGATACGTTAAGCTCGGGTTTATAGAAGACGTTTCCGGACTTACAGAGGCTTTGGGGCAGGGGAATGTGCAAGTGACATTCGAAGTTAGCAAATGAAAAACTGGATTCCGCATTTGGCGAAATCCAGTTAGAGAATTTTATCTTTATGATTTGATTGCCCAACGCAATTTGGCAGAACGGGCACGGCTATTGATATGGCATTCTTCTGCTGATGCCCGAATAGGATCGGGTGCTATTTCACAATAAACGCCTTCACGAAAAAATTGTCTAAAAGATTTTTTAACGCGACGATCTTCCCCGGAGTGAAAGGAAAGTATGGCAACGCGCCCACCCGGTGCCAAAGCATTAGGAAGCTTTTCTAGAAATTCGTCTAATACATCAAATTCCTTATTGACATCAATCCGCAATGCTTGGAAGGTTCGTTGACAAGATTTTTTAATATCATCTTTGGTGACTTTTTGAACATATTTCAGAGCATCTGTGATGATATTTCGAAGCTCAGTTGTTGTCGATATAACAGTTCCTTTTTTAATGTTGGAAGTAATAGCACGAGCGATTACCTCGGCATGAGGCTCGTCAGCATTTTCTATCAGCATATCTTGTAATTCATCTTGAGATATCTTCTTTAAAAGGCTTGCTGCAGAGTAACCCGCTTTCGGATTAAGCCTTAAGTCCAATGGTCCTTCATACTTAAATGAAAAGCCTCTTTCAGGATTATCTATTTGCATAGAGGAAATACCCAAGTCTGCCAAGACAAAATTAAATAGCCCTGATTCGGGAATGATTTGATCTATTTTGGAAAAGTTCATTTGCTTGATCTCTAAAATTTCGGGACCATAACCCAAACGCTCTAAACGCTCTTTGGTGCGCGGCAATTCAAGAGGATCTACATCCGTTGCATACAAGCGCCCCTTTGAATTTAAACATTTAAGCATCTCTAAGGTATGACCACCATAACCTAGTGTTGCGTCTAAGCCTATTTGTCCCGGTGTAATTTGTAAGAAATCCAATATTTCTTTAACGCAGATTGAAATATGCATACCAGCAGGCGTATTGCCCTTTTGGATAATTTTTGCCACATCATCCGCATATTGCTCTGGTTGCAGTTCCTTATATTTTTCTTTAAAATTCTTAGGGTGAGTGCCTTTATAGCGAACACGTCGCTGATGTTTGGGCTCTTGCTCATCCAATGTGTGATCTGGGGCCATTCTATTCCCTCATTTTTATCATATATTTTTGTACTTTTGTTACAGATATATGATAGCAGGTACAATTTATTAAAGCAACTGCAACAGTAGAATAGGTAAATGAGTACAGCCCCTATCCTCGGAATGTTGAGGATAGGGGCTTTTTTGTCGTTGGGAGATATGGTTTATGCTCTTTTTAGAAGGGATTTTATTGTTGTAAGGAGGGGAAGGGTCAATGTTATTAACGCTTCGCCGTGATACTTAACCTTCGCTTATAATAACATTGACCCTTTGCTCTAGATAAGAAAGGCACTATGTCGAAGGACCTGTCCCCTTGACATTCGCGTTTAGCTTTTTCAAGTTTTTTTGTGCAAATAAGTCAATTTTAAACAACTCAAGCCTGACCCCACTGACTTCCGTCCGTTTACGAGAACCATATTATTTACAATGGTGGAATAGAGAGAATTCCTGTCAAATCCTGTTGGATTTAGCAGGGATTCTTTGTTTTTTATGGAATTTTATAACTTATAGAATAAAATGCTGTGGGAATAACCCGATGGAGCCGTCCCCTTGAGTACTCGGGTCAAACCCGGTTTTAGCGAGCAACCTTATAAAGGGAGTGATTACTTGGATAACGCTCAATATATTTTAAAACAAATACTTGAGGGAAAATACCAAAGAATAATGCAGTTTATAAGTGACGGGCAGGAAGAGCATCTTTGGTTGGACTTTAAGGAGAACTCAGACCCAACGCGCCCAGGTATCTCAGGTGACGATAAAAAGAACTATGCCAAAGCTCTTTCTGGGTTCTCAAATGCCAACGGTGGAGTAGTCGTATGGGGTATTAAGGCACGAAAGGAGAGCAGTCATTCTCCTGATGTCGCTTGCGAATCTAAACCAATAATGAATGTTAAGCGCTTTTTAACGGACTTAAACAGTATAACGGGTAGTGCGTTAGTGCCAGTTAATAATGGTATTCAAAATCAGATTATCTTTGTCGATAATGATGAAAGCAGAGATGAAGGTTTCGTAGTTACATATGTTCCCGAAACAGATGGATTACCCCATCGTGCAATGTGTAGAGAGAACATTTACTATACCAGGTCAGGCGATAGTTTCTATATGTTAGAGCACCATCAGTTGGCAGATATGTTTGGAAAACGCCAAAAGCCAGATTTACATATTTTCTATCGTTTGCAAAAAAGGCAGGTTGGTGACAAATTTAAGTTAGAACTTATAGTAGGTATCGAAAATAAAGGGCGGTATCTTGCAACGTATCCTGCACTAAGGCTAAAGCCTATCCAACGCTTAGAATTATCTCGTTTCGGGGTTAACGGAAACAGTGGAGGGTGGGTACTCTTTCCTCAGGTTCAGTCCCACGAGTCAATTCGTGATCAGGGACAACTTTTCTCTGGTGGCGTTAATGATACCATATACCCTCAAACAAAGCTTGAGGTTGCAGTGCTCGACTCGACAATTGAAATTCATCGTGACCAGTACATATTCGAAGTAAATCCCAACACTACAGTATTCCTATTCAGTTATGAGATATTCTGTGAAGGATGTCCGACGAAAAGCGGTGAAGTAGCTGTTACAGAGGATAAACTTAAATTATTTATTGAATTGTAAACCCAGCACTTCGATTGTCAGATCGCCATACGGAAAGGAGGACATTATGCCGCTCGACCATTACGTGTCGCAAGTCCATCTCAGAAATTTCTACTCACAGAAGCTTGAAGTCTTAATGTATGCTATCCGAAAGACTGATCTAAAGTCATTCAAAACCAACTCGGAATCAGTGTGTAGAATTGAAGAAGGAAATACGAACTTGTACCTACAAGAAGATCAACGAGCAGTCGAAAAGTTTCTTAAAGGCATTGAGCCGAAGTATAATAAAGCGCTCGAAAAGTTAACAACTAACAACATCGACCAAGAATGTGTATATGTAATCGCTGGATTCGTCGCATATGTTCTCACGTGCTCACCAGCAGGTATGCGCATTCAGTCAGTACCGCTAAAGAATTTTGTTGAGGAGACTGAGCGGATAATTGACTCACAGGGGATATCTATTCCTCCACCATCTGAACTCGGTGGTGAAAGTCTAACCGAGTTATTGATCAGCGATAAGGTGCAACTAACAATCGATCCCAAATATCCACAGGCAATTGGCATTGCTTCGATATCCTCTCTGACAGCGGCGTTTGGGAATTGCATATGGGACGTTCTCATTAACCCCTTTGACGATACCCCTTTCTTTACAAGTGACTTTCCTATCGCAATTGAAGAGACCGAAGATATTCGTATTATCAATAGAATTGTTCCTCTTTCTCCGAAGATCGCGATTAGAATACGTCCCAATCTCACGATCGACAGAGATCACACTGACTTCTCTTTCTCAAACTTTCGCTATGCCGTTCGAAAGTTAAGTCGTAAAGAAGTGGTTGGCATTAACAGGCTAATTGTTCGTTGTGCTGAGAGTGTAGTATTTTTTCGCGATGACCACGAGTGGATTAGCAAGTTTGTGAAGAAAAATGCTACGTTTCGCATTGAAATGAATACATACAGGATGCCTCGTGGAAAGGGGACACTTCTTGGGTCTATGCTAAAGGTAGTTGATAACAAA
This window encodes:
- a CDS encoding helix-turn-helix domain-containing protein, with amino-acid sequence MDNAQYILKQILEGKYQRIMQFISDGQEEHLWLDFKENSDPTRPGISGDDKKNYAKALSGFSNANGGVVVWGIKARKESSHSPDVACESKPIMNVKRFLTDLNSITGSALVPVNNGIQNQIIFVDNDESRDEGFVVTYVPETDGLPHRAMCRENIYYTRSGDSFYMLEHHQLADMFGKRQKPDLHIFYRLQKRQVGDKFKLELIVGIENKGRYLATYPALRLKPIQRLELSRFGVNGNSGGWVLFPQVQSHESIRDQGQLFSGGVNDTIYPQTKLEVAVLDSTIEIHRDQYIFEVNPNTTVFLFSYEIFCEGCPTKSGEVAVTEDKLKLFIEL
- a CDS encoding MFS transporter, which produces MIKKTNLLIFILTIGVFGILNTEMGMIGVLPFMAERFHVSISQAGLLVSLFALVVAISGPTMPLLFSGIDRKKVMLLVLGVFIAGNIVSIFATNFTIALIARVIPAFFHPIYCSLAFTVAAASTSQEEAPKAVAKVFVGVSAGMVIGVPVSNFIAGAASLEMAMVFFAVVNVIAFVATIFFVPSMPVKARISYGAQVSVLKKTTTWISIIAVVLMNGAVFGVFSYLAEYLERITKFSLHTISLVLLVYGLANILGSIIAGRLLTKNALKTVVAFPFVIGAVYVILFVTGQFTVPMALLTLALGTLGGIGGNINQYWISTAAPEAPDFANGLFLTAANLGTTMGTTVCGYFISGLGIKYVVLGGLLFSLLSIVFIFIRIYMQPGKTKFCYE
- a CDS encoding cyclophilin-like fold protein, producing the protein MKIKGSKKIFLLLLSVLLMFSLTACSAAKISGETAAGSSIFANSGSTMLNSESSKESKGSKKTSGVEGEKMRNAKITVGNKVFTAKFYDNETAQALVSKLPMTVNMSELNGKEKYYHLVENLPAQSTETPATIHAGEIMCWSSNSLVLFYNTYANSYGGYVKLGFIEDVSGLTEALGQGNVQVTFEVSK
- a CDS encoding MerR family transcriptional regulator, which encodes MIISEVSEKYGMTQDALRYYERVGLIPPVPRKPNGIRDYDDYSCGWIEFIHCMRKTGVPVEVLVEYVQLYQQGSKTKEIRKELLLAELNRLDERIANLQATRKRLASKIENYDDLEKS
- a CDS encoding DUF4238 domain-containing protein translates to MPLDHYVSQVHLRNFYSQKLEVLMYAIRKTDLKSFKTNSESVCRIEEGNTNLYLQEDQRAVEKFLKGIEPKYNKALEKLTTNNIDQECVYVIAGFVAYVLTCSPAGMRIQSVPLKNFVEETERIIDSQGISIPPPSELGGESLTELLISDKVQLTIDPKYPQAIGIASISSLTAAFGNCIWDVLINPFDDTPFFTSDFPIAIEETEDIRIINRIVPLSPKIAIRIRPNLTIDRDHTDFSFSNFRYAVRKLSRKEVVGINRLIVRCAESVVFFRDDHEWISKFVKKNATFRIEMNTYRMPRGKGTLLGSMLKVVDNKRGIIS
- the rsmH gene encoding 16S rRNA (cytosine(1402)-N(4))-methyltransferase RsmH, which gives rise to MAPDHTLDEQEPKHQRRVRYKGTHPKNFKEKYKELQPEQYADDVAKIIQKGNTPAGMHISICVKEILDFLQITPGQIGLDATLGYGGHTLEMLKCLNSKGRLYATDVDPLELPRTKERLERLGYGPEILEIKQMNFSKIDQIIPESGLFNFVLADLGISSMQIDNPERGFSFKYEGPLDLRLNPKAGYSAASLLKKISQDELQDMLIENADEPHAEVIARAITSNIKKGTVISTTTELRNIITDALKYVQKVTKDDIKKSCQRTFQALRIDVNKEFDVLDEFLEKLPNALAPGGRVAILSFHSGEDRRVKKSFRQFFREGVYCEIAPDPIRASAEECHINSRARSAKLRWAIKS